Proteins from a single region of Gambusia affinis linkage group LG12, SWU_Gaff_1.0, whole genome shotgun sequence:
- the LOC122841545 gene encoding RNA-binding protein MEX3B, which yields MPSPLFHPEIMDHDVVISSQHSGVALPRETDQDSRDEDHQEVLRFALDQLSLMAMDKVDCGGGGGGGNGLVDTLDGTQGPGSESCNGVGGGGYVDLQMLEHPSGSRDSPTSCSPSPEYYGSGGYHMAGSHSMLHGEQSSVLCNRKRSVNMTECVPVPSSEHVAEIVGRQGCKIKALRAKTNTYIKTPVRGEDPVFIVTGRREDVEMAKREIVSAAEHFSMIRASRCKAGGPGGGGSLPGPPHLPGQTTIQVRVPYRVVGLVVGPKGATIKRIQQQTHTYIVTPSREKDPVFEVTGMPENVDRAREEIETHITLRTGTFVDLQGDNDFHTNGTDVSLEGLGSLSGGLGASLWSRATSHHPAPPPPPPSPPPSLPMSMHHSSSRKMSSSVAYHTHNGGMSSDSFSSNRKPTEGGSPTSPFSTGSSSAGGGFTFGGDSTPGLASSDELGFEFSASNIWAPFVNGGAGSKTSASSQPQQPLRRNSSGLSGGAITPRLSPTLPQETGVGQLDHPLARRAQSDPLSTLSWLQSGSTGGGGSFSGASSSSSGGSSTGYSSCSASSLPGGSPTDSEGGGSTVGITSGMLSHLKGSSAVAALVGVGPGVNRDCFVCFESEVTAALVPCGHNLFCMECAGQICQSAEPECPVCHTPTTQCIRIFS from the exons ATGCCTAGCCCTTTATTTCACCCCGAGATAATGGACCACGACGTGGTGATCAGCAGCCAGCACAGTGGCGTGGCTCTGCCCCGGGAGACGGACCAGGACTCCCGGGATGAGGACCACCAAGAAGTTCTCCGTTTCGCCCTGGACCAGCTGTCACTCATGGCCATGGATAAAGTGGACTGTGGGGGCGGCGGCGGTGGAGGCAACGGGCTTGTGGACACTCTGGACGGGACCCAGGGTCCGGGCTCTGAGAGCTGCAACGGCGTGGGCGGAGGGGGCTACGTGGATTTGCAGATGCTGGAGCATCCCAGCGGATCCAGGGACTCGCCGACGTCCTGCTCTCCGTCTCCGGAGTACTACGGCTCGGGCGGGTACCACATGGCCGGGTCCCACTCCATGCTCCACGGGGAACAAAGCTCCGTCCTCTGCAACAGGAAAAGAAGCGTGAACATGACTGAATGTGTGCCTGTCCCCAGCTCCGAGCATGTCGCTGAAATAGTGGGGAGACAAG GTTGTAAGATCAAGGCCCTGCGTGCCAAAACAAACACCTACATAAAGACTCCAGTCAGAGGAGAGGATCCGGTCTTCATCGTGACGGGGCGCAGGGAGGATGTGGAAATGGCCAAGCGTGAAATTGTATCTGCAGCCGAGCATTTCTCCATGATCCGGGCGTCTCGCTGCAAAGCTGGAGGGCCAGGCGGAGGAGGCTCTCTGCCCGGCCCTCCTCACCTACCGGGACAGACCACCATACAG GTGAGGGTCCCCTACAGAGTAGTTGGTTTAGTCGTGGGGCCGAAAGGAGCAACCATCAAGCGCATCCAGCAGCAGACTCACACCTACATTGTGACCCCCAGCCGAGAGAAAGACCCCGTCTTTGAGGTGACGGGAATGCCGGAGAACGTGGACAGAGCGAGAGAGGAGATCGAGACCCACATTACCCTCCGAACTGGAACCTTTGTTGACCTTCAGGGAGACAACGACTTCCACACCAACGGGACTGACGTTAGTCTAGAAGGCCTCGGTTCCCTCAGCGGGGGGCTCGGAGCGTCTCTCTGGTCCAGAGCCACAAGCCACCACCCtgcccctccccctccccctccctccccaCCGCCATCTCTTCCCATGTCCATGCACCACTCCTCCAGCCGGAAGATGTCCTCTTCGGTCGCCTATCACACGCACAACGGCGGCATGAGCTCAGACAGCTTCAGCTCCAACAGGAAGCCCACCGAGGGCGGCAGCCCCACCAGTCCTTTCAGCACAGGCTCCAGCAGCGCTGGAGGTGGCTTCACCTTCGGAGGCGACTCCACCCCGGGACTTGCTTCCTCAGACGAATTGGGCTTCGAGTTCAGTGCTTCCAACATCTGGGCGCCTTTTGTCAATGGCGGGGCCGGGAGCAAGACCTCCGCGTCTTCTCAACCGCAGCAGCCCTTGCGCCGCAACAGCAGCGGCCTCAGCGGCGGCGCCATCACCCCGCGACTGTCTCCGACTTTGCCTCAGGAGACGGGCGTGGGCCAGCTGGACCACCCGCTGGCCCGCCGCGCCCAGAGCGACCCCCTCAGCACTCTCTCCTGGCTGCAGTCCGGCAGCACGGGCGGAGGCGGCTCCTTCTCGGGCGCGTCCAGCTCCAGCTCCGGCGGCTCGTCGACCGGCTACTCCTCCTGCTCGGCCTCATCCCTGCCCGGCGGCTCGCCCACCGACTCCGAGGGAGGCGGCAGCACCGTGGGCATCACCTCCGGGATGCTGAGCCACCTCAAAGGCAGCTCCGCGGTGGCGGCACTCGTCGGCGTCGGCCCCGGCGTCAACAGGGACTGCTTTGTGTGTTTCGAGAGCGAGGTGACGGCGGCCCTCGTGCCTTGCGGCCACAACCTGTTCTGCATGGAGTGCGCGGGGCAAATCTGCCAGTCGGCCGAACCCGAATGCCCTGTCTGCCACACTCCGACCACACAGTGCATCCGCATCTTCTCCTAA
- the mbd3a gene encoding methyl-CpG-binding domain protein 3a, whose product MHYSRLCCASSRRSDLQALKSPDSRIRQLNTVNLGQVDSGLFLPSFFAESPANTAIQNGTMERKSLPVKRILNKPQIFRSDLRTDVNAGQLRAGRSLQTKVQRSRHKNLYDVNHQLKVKPDLNTTLPVRQTASIFKQPVTKITNHPNNKVKTDPQKAVDQPKQLFWERKLSGLNAFDIAEELVKTMDLPKGLQGVGPVCSDKTLLSAIASALHTSPAPITGQLTAAVEKNPGVWLNTAQPLCKAFVVTDDDIRRQEDLVQNVRRRLEEALMADSLAHIEDVAAKAADDKVEKKTEPLENEEL is encoded by the exons ATGCACTACAGTAGATTATGCTGCGCGTCCAGCAGGCGGAGTGATCTGCAGGCGTTAAAAAGTCCTGACAGCAGGATTCGACAGCTAAACACTGTAAATTTAGGACAGGTAGATAGCGGACTTTTTCTCCCCTCTTTCTTCGCAGAATCTCCAGCCAACACTGCGATACAAAACGGGACCATGGAGAGAAAAAG ccTACCCGTTAAGCGTATTCTCAACAAGCCACAGATTTTCCGCAGCGACCTTCGCACTGATGTGAACGCCGGCCAGCTGCGGGCCGGACGATCGCTGCAGACCAAAGTGCAGAGAAGCAGACACAAGAATCTCTACGATGTAAACCATCAGCTCAAG GTCAAGCCTGATTTAAACACAACACTCCCAGTTCGACAAACTGCTTCCATCTTCAAACAGCCAGTGACAAAGATAACTAATCATCCCAACAACAAGGTGAAAACAGACCCTCAGAAGGCAGTGGACCAACCAAAGCAA CTCTTCTGGGAGCGGAAGCTGAGCGGGTTAAATGCATTCGACATAGCAGAAGAGCTGGTGAAAACGATGGACCTTCCCAAAGGCTTGCAGG GCGTCGGGCCGGTGTGTTCTGATAAAACGCTCCTGTCTGCCATCGCCAGTGCGCTGCACACCAGCCCAGCGCCCATCACTGGCCAGCTCACAGCTGCGGTGGAGAAAAACCCGGGAGTCTGGCTGAACACGGCCCAGCCTCTCTGCAAGGCCTTTGTGGTGACTGATGATGACATCAG GAGGCAGGAGGACCTGGTGCAGAATGTGAGGAGACGACTTGAAGAGGCCCTGATGGCCGACTCTCTTGCTCACATAGAGGATGTTGCTGCCAAAGCAGCAGACGACAAAGTGGAGAAGAAGACCGAGCCGCTGGAGAATGAGGAGTTATAG
- the LOC122841548 gene encoding cytochrome b-c1 complex subunit 10 has product MIGKLIGQKYMAIAKSWVPTMTLWGTTGGVALVYFTDWRVILDYVPYINGKFKKDE; this is encoded by the exons ATGATTGGTAAATTGATCGGTCAGAAGTATATGGCCATCGCCAAATCGTG GGTCCCCACTATGACCCTCTGGGGAACAACTGGAGGCGTGGCCCTGGTCTACTTCACAGACTGGCGTGTGATTCTGGATTATGTTCCCTACATCAACGGCAAATTCAAGAAGGATGAGTAG